From Mustelus asterias chromosome 19, sMusAst1.hap1.1, whole genome shotgun sequence, one genomic window encodes:
- the LOC144507718 gene encoding interleukin enhancer-binding factor 3-like isoform X7 translates to MRPMRIFVNDDRHVMAKHAAIYPTQEELEAVQNMVSHTERALKAVSDWLDEQEKASFKTEATEVTEAPTTEGENKEATEDHDNFTMEQKSTEQNASRTLRGVMRVGLVAKGLLLKGDLDLELVLLCRDKPTRSLLTKVKDNLAVQFATITEEKYEINPSIKDAAIIIKNDKEEPLTLKIKLTSPLVREELEKQTAGETVTMSEPADVLDRQKCLTALASLRHAKWFQARANGLKSCVIVIRVLRDLCSRVPTWAPLKGWPLELICEKAIGTANRPLGAGEAMRRVLECLASGILMLDGPGIYDPCEKEATDAIGSLTRQQREDITQSSQHALRLAAFGQLHKVLGMDPLPSKLPRKPKNENPVDYTVQIPPSAFSTPVKRPMDEDSGEDKSPIKKKKKTQKKAEEKVEPAQAMNALMRLNQLRPGLQYKLISQTGPVHAPVFTMSVEVDGKSYEASGPSKKTAKLHVAVKVLQDKGLPTGVEPEKVEEAVVKIEPKPVAPAPAAVTVKAVAVTPEAESTRQQGPILTKQGKNPVMELNEKRRGLKYELISETGGSHDKRFVMEVEVDGQKFTGSGSNKKVAKAHAALAALEKLFPHQPPIEVKKKRIVQPQQHNMGFSGGMGMGVLSTGPPAGPPVQRGRGRGRGRAGRGGFNASNNSGYLSSGTGYGGGNYGYGGGGSGGGGGGAGANYGYGSSNSSGGYAAGDFFKDSFQDFPSG, encoded by the exons CGTCCCATGCGTATATTTGTGAATGATGACCGGCATGTGATGGCAAAACATGCTGCCATCTACCCAACTCAAGAAGAACTGGAAGCGGTACAGAATATGGTGtcacacacagagagggcactgaaGGCAGTTTCTGACTGGTTGGATGAGCAAGAGAAAGCCAGTTTTAAAACGGAGGCTACTGAAGTGACTGAGGCACCAACAACAGAAGGAGAGAATAAGGAGGC AACGGAAGACCATGACAACTTTACCAT GGAACAGAAGTCTACAGAACAGAATGCCAGCCGGACCTTACGTGGGGTGATGCGAGTTGGCTTGGTAGCCAAGGGCCTCCTCTTGAAGGGAGATCTTGACCTTGAACTTGTGCTGCTTTGCCGGGACAAACCTACCCGGTCACTGTTGACAAAGGTCAAAGATAATCTGGCTGTACAATTTGCG ACCATTACTGAGGAAAAGTATGAAATAAATCCTTCAATTAAAGATGCAGCCATCATTATAAAGAATGACAAAGAGGAGCCACTAACCTTGAAGATCAAGTTGACCTCCCCTCTGGTTCGAGAAGAGCTTGAGAAGCAGACTGCTGGAG AAACAGTAACGATGAGTGAGCCTGCGGATGTATTGGACAGGCAGAAATGCCTAACCGCCTTGGCGTCCCTGCGACACGCCAAATGGTTCCAG GCCAGGGCAAACGGGCTGAAGTCATGTGTCATTGTCATCCGTGTTCTACGGGATTTATGTTCAAGAGTTCCCACCTGGGCACCGCTTAAAGGATGG CCTTTAGAATTGATCTGTGAAAAAGCAATTGGAACTGCTAACAGACCTCTGGGTGCAGGAGAGGCAATGCGAAGAGTCTTGGAGTGTCTGGCTTCTGGAATTCTAATGTTAG ATGGACCTGGTATCTACGATCCATGTGAAAAAGAAGCTACAGATGCTATTGGCAGTCTTACCAGACAGCAAAGAGAGGACATAACCCAAAGCAGTCAG CATGCACTGCGCCTGGCTGCTTTTGGACAGTTGCATAAAGTATTGGGAATGGATCCACTACCTTCTAAACTTCCTAGAAAACCTAAAAATGAAAATCCAGTGGATTATACAG TTCAAATTCCTCCGAGTGCATTCAGCACACCAGTGAAACGACCCATGGATGAAGACTCTGGGGAGGACAAGTCTCCCATcaagaagaaaaagaaaactcAAAAAAAAG cagaggaGAAGGTCGAACCTGCCCAAGCAATGAATGCATTAATGAGACTTAACCAACTGCGACCTGGTCTTCAATACAAATTAATATCCCAGACGGGCCCTGTCCATGCTCCTGTATTCACCATGTCTGTGGAAGTTGATGGAAAGAGCTATGAAGCATCGGGGCCATCTAAAAAAACTGCCAAACTGCATGTAGCAGTCAAG GTTTTGCAGGATAAGGGACTCCCAACTGGAGTGGAACCTGAGAAAGTTGAAGAAGCTGTAGTTAAGATCGAACCCAAGCCAGTTGCACCAGCTCCCGCAGCAGTGACTGTCAAGGCAGTAGCTGTAACTCCAGAGGCTGAG AGTACACGGCAGCAAGGTCCAATTTTAACCAAACAGGGAAAGAATCCAGTTATGGAGCTGAATGAGAAGCGAAGGGGACTGAAATATGAATTAATATCTGAGACTGGAGGCAGCCATGATAAACGCTTTGTTATGGAG GTTGAAGTTGATGGACAGAAATTCACTGGGTCAGGCTCCAATAAGAAAGTAGCTAAAGCACATGCTGCACTGGCTGCTCTGGAAAAACTCTTCCCCCACCAACCTCCCATAGAAGTCAAGAAAAAGAGAATTGTTCAG CCTCAGCAGCACAACATGGGATTTAGTGGTGGTATGGGAATGGGAGTGCTCTCTACTGGTCCTCCTGCAGGTCCTCCTGTGCAGAGAGGTAGAGGCCGAGGTCGCGGCAGAGCTGGCAGAGGTGGTTTCAACGCATCCAACAATTCTGGTTACTTGTCTTCTG GGACTGGCTATGGCGGAGGAAACTATGGATATGGTGGTGGTGgcagtggaggtggaggaggaggggctggTGCCAACTATGGTTATGGATCCTCTAATTCCTCTGGTGGATACG